A window of the Hordeum vulgare subsp. vulgare chromosome 5H, MorexV3_pseudomolecules_assembly, whole genome shotgun sequence genome harbors these coding sequences:
- the LOC123399338 gene encoding noroxomaritidine synthase 2-like codes for MIILSSCFSQELLISTLVLLVPMYLYFKYSSRSKNPSMLPTNWPIMHMLPSFLANARNLHDYLTKVLAESGHNFRAHGPVGTGMRLLITCDPANVRHIFTTNYTNFPKGTEFAAIFDIMVGSLFTIDGAPSLRPRAKIQSVLSSPLLVSSIATCCHDKVENGLLPLFAHLASTDTPFDMQEVISRFMFDLAATPLFSVDPRLLSFSSDMLMPPTDAAVAMDTVMRCLNIGPERKLRAAHKVLRRFAAEMIKERNKITLNGGRRALSNDEEHEDILSSYINDPDYINTDLLHAVLLSFMLAGRDTVGTTLPWVFYNLILNPDIVSIIRSQLSPIASRKAPMGPGAMMIFEPEDTKPLVYLRAALYETLRLYPSAPIERKTMAADDIMPSGHEVQAGDTILISLYSMGRMEDLWGSDCLEYNPNRWLSEDGNTLRYVPSHKFLAFNSGSRICPGKEIAVMHMKTIVATVLWNFDVEVVAGQIIQPKPSCILQMKNGFIVKLKKREL; via the exons ATGATAATATTGTCAAGTTGTTTCTCGCAAGAGCTGCTCATCTCCACTCTCGTGCTACTTGTCCCTATGTACTTGTACTTCAAGTATAGTAGTAGATCGAAGAACCCATCAATGCTTCCCACAAACTGGCCAATAATGCATATGTTACCTTCCTTCCTAGCCAACGCCCGAAACTTGCATGACTATCTCACCAAGGTCCTTGCCGAATCAGGCCACAACTTCAGGGCACACGGCCCGGTTGGGACCGGGATGCGGTTACTAATCACCTGCGATCCTGCAAATGTCCGACACATCTTCACGACAAACTACACCAACTTCCCCAAGGGAACAGAGTTTGCCGCCATTTTTGACATCATGGTTGGCAGTCTCTTCACCATCGATGGTGCACCGTCTCTCCGTCCACGTGCAAAAATCCAGAGCGTGCTTAGCAGCCCACTGTTGGTTTCCAGTATAGCGACTTGCTGTCATGACAAGGTGGAGAATGGCCTTCTCCCATTGTTTGCCCACCTAGCAAGCACCGACACTCCATTTGACATGCAAGAAGTGATTTCAAGGTTTATGTTTGACCTGGCTGCCACACCTCTCTTTAGCGTCGACCCTCGCCTCCTGTCCTTCTCCTCGGACATGTTGATGCCACCCACGGATGCCGCGGTCGCCATGGACACG GTAATGAGGTGCCTAAACATCGGCCCCGAGAGAAAGCTTCGTGCAGCGCACAAGGTGCTAAGAAGATTTGCTGCGGAGATGATCAAGGAGAGGAATAAGATCACTCTCAATGGAGGAAGACGTGCATTGAGTAATGATGAGGAACACGAGGATATTCTATCTTCCTACATCAATGACCCAGACTACATCAACACTGACTTGCTGCATGCGGTGCTCCTCAGCTTCATGCTTGCTGGTCGGGACACGGTTGGTACCACTCTACCATGGGTCTTCTACAACCTCATCCTAAACCCTGACATTGTGTCAATTATTCGTAGTCAACTCTCACCCATTGCATCACGCAAAGCACCCATGGGCCCGGGTGCTATGATGATCTTTGAGCCGGAGGATACAAAACCTCTGGTCTATCTCAGAGCTGCCTTGTACGAGACTCTTAGGTTGTATCCATCGGCACCTATCGAGCGCAAGACAATGGCTGCTGATGATATCATGCCGAGTGGCCACGAGGTGCAGGCCGGGGACACCATCCTTATTTCTCTCTACTCCATGGGGAGAATGGAAGACCTGTGGGGTAGCGATTGCCTTGAGTATAACCCAAATAGGTGGTTGTCGGAGGATGGCAACACCCTGAGGTACGTCCCATCTCACAAGTTCTTGGCCTTCAACTCGGGCTCGAGGATCTGCCCAGGCAAGGAAATTGCGGTTATGCATATGAAGACTATAGTCGCAACCGTGTTGTGGAACTTTGATGTGGAGGTGGTGGCAGGGCAGATCATCCAGCCTAAGCCGTCTTGTATTCTACAGATGAAAAATGGATTTATAGTAAAATTGAAGAAGCGAGAATTGTAA
- the LOC123397102 gene encoding strigolactone esterase D14-like, whose amino-acid sequence MYNGARHTDVSYGNIVAHARRGSRQRVPAPKAARVRYYDDVMGRSIRSQALARPLSLARCLPCSPPPTAAPARPAHRRRCNNLDAYVDDLLSILDALRIPRCAFFGHSVSAMISILASIRRPDLFAKLVLIGASPRFLNDSDYHGGFELEQIQQVFDAMSANYAAWATGYAPLAVGADVPAAVQEFSRTLFNMRPDISLHVCQSVFKTNLRGVLGMVQAPCVVVQTTRDVSVPASVAAYLKAHLGGRTTIEPLPTEGHLPHLSAPSLLAQVLRRALARF is encoded by the exons ATGTATAATGGGGCTAGACACACGGATGTATCCTATGGCAACATAGTAGCACATGCGCGCAGGGGGAGCCGGCAGCGTGTGCCGGCGCCCAAGGCGGCCAGGGTGCGGTATTATGACGATGTCATGGGAAGGAGCATCCGTAGTCAGGCCCTCG CCCGCCCGCTCAGCCTCGCCCGCTGCCTCCCATGCTCGCCcccgcccaccgccgcccctgctCGCCCCGCCCACCGCCGCCGCTGCAATAACCTGGACGCCTACGTGGACGACCTGCTCTCCATCCTCGACGCGCTCCGCATCCCGCGCTGCGCCTTCTTCGGCCACTCTGTCTCCGCCATGATCAGCATCCTCGCCTCCATCCGCCGCCCCGACCTCTTCGCCAAGCTCGTCCTCATCGGCGCCTCGCCTAG GTTCTTGAACGACAGCGACTACCACGGCGGGTTCGAGCTGGAGCAGATCCAGCAGGTGTTCGACGCGATGTCGGCCAACTACGCGGCGTGGGCGACGGGGTACGCGCCGCTGGCCGTGGGCGCGGACGTGCCGGCGGCGGTGCAGGAGTTCAGCCGGACGCTGTTCAACATGCGGCCGGACATCTCGCTCCACGTCTGCCAGAGCGTGTTCAAGACCAACCTCCGCGGCGTGCTGGGCATGGTGCAGGCGCCGTGCGTCGTCGTGCAGACCACCCGCGACGTCTCCGTCCCGGCCTCCGTCGCCGCGTACCTCAAGGCCCACCTCGGCGGCCGCACCACCATCGAGCCCCTGCCGACGGAGGGCCACCTCCCCCACCTCAGCGCCCCCAGCCTCCTCGCCCAGGTGCTCCGCCGCGCGCTCGCCCGGTTCTAG